One genomic window of Corynebacterium pseudotuberculosis includes the following:
- a CDS encoding YhgE/Pip domain-containing protein: protein MNLFHIGTEFRRFGHGKLPPLAIIVIVLMPLLFGGLFVWSYWDPIGRLNKLPVAVVNSDQGTKKDGKDIKAGDQIVENLINNPAAKFIEVDPEAAREGIANGTYYFAIELPSDFSEAAISAGTDAPHQAKLNAAYNNANGFLATTVGNQVVTRVLASVNEKLGAQVANQLLVGFNTIGSGLHAAGDGAHKLADGTGTAKDGAQKLEGGANQLHDGIETADQGAHKLADGTKQLHQGIGAAKDGADALASGLQRLNTATDTLGDGAGQVSAGVDKLVGVARRASSAQDQLTIPLVNLSAQLRATGIPQAIELANSADAIIASLTAQGIGGNSEIIGQLNKLSHGAAEIHRQLSDPAAAYRSGVDQATDGAQKLSTGLHKLSDGSEQLVVGTQTLADGTSRLSEGSQQLTVGAAQLSSGLVELSEGSGELSLKLNQSADKVPSFEEKTIDDAARNVSTPVKQEVIKDTMSLFGVGLAPMFIALGLFMGGTVTFMLMRPLQRRAIDTGIAPFRAVLASYLPAVIVGCSQATVMFFVQRYAIGLHAHNEIGLWAAMCISSLAFMAIAQGLNAVFGSTVGRVLCIAFMSLQIVSSGGLYPPETQPAPLRWFHTYDPMTYSVNLLRQMIYHTDMALDHRALQSLVVLFFIAALFLSLSTFAALRDRQMKLKDLHPEVSV, encoded by the coding sequence GTGAACCTATTCCACATAGGAACCGAGTTCCGTAGATTCGGCCATGGCAAGCTTCCTCCGCTGGCCATTATCGTTATCGTTTTAATGCCCCTACTTTTTGGTGGCCTTTTTGTGTGGTCCTATTGGGACCCGATCGGACGTCTAAACAAGCTTCCTGTAGCCGTGGTCAATTCAGACCAGGGTACGAAAAAAGACGGCAAAGATATTAAAGCCGGTGACCAGATTGTAGAAAACCTTATCAACAATCCAGCGGCTAAATTTATCGAAGTCGACCCAGAAGCCGCGAGAGAGGGAATAGCTAACGGTACGTATTATTTTGCTATAGAACTACCCTCGGATTTCTCAGAAGCCGCGATTAGCGCTGGTACGGACGCACCACACCAAGCCAAGCTCAATGCTGCGTATAACAACGCCAATGGTTTCCTCGCTACCACAGTAGGAAACCAAGTAGTAACGCGTGTGCTAGCTAGTGTTAATGAAAAACTTGGGGCACAAGTGGCTAACCAACTGCTGGTAGGTTTTAACACGATCGGTAGTGGACTTCACGCTGCAGGAGACGGCGCCCATAAGCTTGCCGACGGCACAGGGACAGCAAAAGACGGTGCTCAGAAGCTGGAAGGCGGTGCGAATCAACTTCATGATGGTATCGAGACTGCCGACCAAGGTGCCCATAAGCTTGCCGACGGAACAAAACAGCTGCATCAAGGCATCGGCGCGGCAAAAGATGGTGCAGATGCTCTAGCGTCGGGGCTCCAGCGTCTAAATACTGCGACAGATACTCTAGGGGATGGAGCAGGACAGGTATCGGCGGGCGTCGACAAGCTCGTTGGCGTTGCGCGCCGGGCAAGTAGTGCTCAGGATCAATTGACTATTCCACTGGTTAACCTGAGCGCGCAGTTACGCGCAACAGGTATTCCTCAAGCTATTGAGCTAGCAAATAGTGCAGATGCAATCATTGCTTCTCTCACTGCACAGGGTATAGGTGGAAACTCTGAAATAATTGGGCAGTTGAATAAGCTTTCTCATGGTGCTGCGGAAATCCATCGACAACTTTCAGACCCAGCGGCTGCCTATCGCTCTGGCGTCGACCAAGCAACAGATGGGGCGCAGAAACTCTCCACCGGTTTGCACAAGCTTTCTGATGGTTCCGAACAACTTGTCGTAGGGACGCAAACTCTTGCAGACGGAACAAGCCGGCTTTCTGAAGGCTCTCAACAACTTACCGTTGGAGCTGCACAGTTAAGCTCTGGTCTGGTCGAACTTTCTGAAGGCTCTGGTGAATTATCCCTTAAGCTCAATCAGAGCGCGGACAAGGTTCCTTCTTTCGAAGAAAAGACGATAGATGATGCCGCGCGTAATGTGTCTACTCCCGTCAAACAAGAGGTAATCAAAGACACCATGTCTCTCTTTGGCGTGGGGCTCGCACCAATGTTTATTGCGCTCGGACTATTCATGGGTGGAACCGTTACTTTTATGCTGATGCGTCCCCTGCAACGACGAGCCATTGATACCGGGATAGCTCCTTTTAGAGCAGTGCTTGCATCGTATCTTCCGGCAGTAATCGTGGGTTGTTCCCAAGCCACCGTGATGTTTTTTGTGCAGCGCTATGCTATTGGTCTCCATGCGCACAATGAGATCGGTCTTTGGGCGGCGATGTGCATATCCTCTTTGGCTTTTATGGCTATTGCCCAAGGTCTTAATGCAGTATTTGGTTCTACCGTAGGGCGGGTACTCTGTATCGCCTTTATGTCCTTGCAGATCGTTTCCTCCGGCGGACTGTACCCGCCGGAAACTCAGCCTGCACCGTTACGCTGGTTCCATACCTATGATCCAATGACCTACTCAGTAAACCTTCTGCGTCAGATGATTTATCACACCGATATGGCGCTAGACCATAGAGCGTTGCAGTCTTTGGTAGTGCTCTTTTTCATCGCGGCGCTGTTCCTTAGCCTCTCAACATTTGCAGCATTGAGAGACCGACAGATGAAGTTGAAGGATCTACACCCAGAAGTTTCCGTCTAA
- a CDS encoding DEAD/DEAH box helicase: MERSHLAAIRGRAQQLISLKDRAVAVASYVSADLPTARAVHLGVEAGSVRLIDTSTIVWPHELYLYAEFAEEKETIMATVQNYSALVAPLIPLLDQSAAAANGRFFSFFSSTNVAAAQQAAAELERLLENPAISSAALSITHILSRADEANRIQQLGVHLTPGVHGTPERYTVAARSSLAQALGLGIGIDSVSFDSLDRSYVIPARQLVTQIENDHNSVPNLRGQAEHIARAITAQQASELIRGLPLDALKEVTNERLRFTGLESVGVFSVLDVLSTPETTLTQVSGIGAATAKRIKGAAQTLYTEAMAAPLGSLGDTRTPELVQLLRILARFEQADQLSEEQRNRRDRLISYFRGTPRDIALIGAPFLVARTTDNPMGFDGLSSSYSSANADYEQFIEDISWANAAPQTFSTPPVTDPGESVWEDYQARPAHYQTLWSALRQVESNEAGQSALPEETLAKIRALRLDQSLLTELYLRGYQSFGAKFALVQKKVILGDEMGLGKTVQAIAAAAHIVAQAEAAEDVRILIVVPASLIVNWRREIDKFTKIPVHVAHGELKESALSTWTVNGGVLIVTYEGARSLSIPAPTMSIIDEAHFIKNPAAQRSQAVRKLIENSEYSLLMTGTPLENRLSEFRQLVTYVQPELLPQEENLRPQQFKNTIAPAYLRRNQTDVLDELPTKIEIDEWIDLTEQDLTEYKRAVAENNWMSARRAAMVVQRPLCAKVERIIELADEAASEGRNILIFSYFRDVLDRLHLEFDQRSVGIINGDVAPIKRQELVDTLGANGQDILLAQIGAGGVGLNIQKASVVILTEAQVKPALEDQAIARAHRMGQTKPVSVYRILGDETIDERLLEINAQKRKLFDEYAREATSADVHDAVDVSEAQLAQDILAAERERLGLEAIEPRDSGDIGENVVSLK, translated from the coding sequence ATGGAGCGTAGTCATCTTGCCGCTATTCGAGGCCGCGCGCAACAGCTCATCTCTCTCAAAGACAGAGCCGTTGCCGTGGCGTCATATGTTTCCGCCGATCTCCCTACAGCGCGTGCCGTGCACCTGGGGGTTGAAGCAGGATCGGTGCGTTTGATTGACACATCCACTATCGTTTGGCCGCACGAACTTTACTTATACGCTGAGTTCGCGGAGGAAAAAGAAACGATAATGGCTACAGTGCAGAACTATTCTGCACTCGTCGCCCCACTCATTCCTTTGTTAGATCAGTCTGCGGCTGCTGCAAACGGGCGGTTTTTCAGCTTTTTTAGCTCTACTAACGTGGCGGCTGCTCAGCAAGCGGCAGCCGAACTCGAGCGTCTTCTAGAAAATCCAGCCATTAGTAGTGCTGCATTGAGTATCACTCATATTCTTTCGCGCGCTGATGAGGCTAATCGTATCCAACAATTAGGTGTGCATCTCACTCCCGGCGTTCACGGTACGCCAGAGCGTTACACAGTTGCTGCGCGCAGTTCACTAGCCCAGGCCCTGGGGCTAGGCATAGGAATAGACTCTGTATCTTTCGACTCTCTTGACCGTAGCTATGTCATTCCCGCCAGACAACTGGTAACCCAGATCGAAAATGACCATAATTCCGTTCCTAACCTACGCGGGCAAGCAGAACATATCGCACGAGCAATCACGGCGCAGCAAGCCTCTGAATTGATACGTGGCCTACCGTTGGATGCGCTCAAAGAAGTAACCAACGAACGCTTAAGGTTCACGGGGCTAGAAAGCGTAGGAGTTTTTAGCGTACTTGACGTACTTTCAACCCCGGAGACTACGCTCACGCAGGTCTCTGGAATCGGAGCCGCCACAGCTAAAAGAATCAAAGGTGCTGCTCAGACGCTTTACACAGAAGCCATGGCCGCGCCGTTGGGCAGCCTTGGGGATACCCGTACTCCCGAACTCGTACAATTGCTACGGATATTGGCCCGCTTTGAACAAGCTGACCAACTATCGGAAGAACAACGCAATAGAAGAGACCGGCTTATTAGTTACTTCCGTGGTACTCCACGAGATATAGCCCTCATCGGAGCGCCTTTTCTTGTTGCCCGGACAACCGATAATCCTATGGGATTTGACGGCCTTTCATCGTCGTATAGCAGCGCTAATGCAGATTATGAGCAGTTCATTGAAGATATCTCATGGGCTAATGCGGCACCTCAAACCTTTTCTACTCCTCCCGTTACGGATCCTGGGGAATCAGTGTGGGAGGATTATCAAGCGCGCCCAGCGCACTACCAAACCCTATGGTCTGCTTTAAGACAAGTAGAAAGCAATGAAGCGGGACAATCTGCTCTGCCGGAGGAGACACTCGCCAAAATACGTGCTCTTCGACTTGATCAATCGTTGCTCACCGAGCTTTATCTCCGCGGATATCAAAGCTTTGGTGCCAAGTTCGCCCTAGTGCAAAAGAAAGTCATTCTTGGCGATGAAATGGGATTAGGTAAAACAGTCCAAGCTATTGCTGCCGCAGCGCATATCGTGGCGCAAGCAGAGGCCGCAGAAGATGTACGAATACTTATCGTAGTTCCTGCGTCTCTCATAGTTAACTGGCGTCGAGAGATCGACAAATTTACAAAGATTCCTGTTCACGTAGCGCACGGAGAACTGAAGGAATCAGCACTTTCTACTTGGACTGTCAACGGGGGTGTGTTGATTGTGACCTATGAGGGGGCACGATCTCTATCAATTCCTGCGCCAACTATGTCCATCATTGATGAGGCGCACTTTATTAAAAATCCTGCTGCGCAAAGATCCCAAGCTGTCAGAAAACTCATCGAAAATTCCGAATATTCCTTGCTTATGACAGGTACTCCGCTGGAAAATCGGCTGAGTGAATTCCGACAACTAGTAACGTATGTACAACCAGAACTACTGCCTCAAGAAGAGAATCTTCGCCCACAACAATTTAAAAACACAATCGCGCCAGCTTATCTGCGTAGGAACCAAACAGACGTGCTCGATGAACTTCCCACAAAAATTGAAATAGATGAGTGGATAGACCTCACAGAGCAAGATCTCACAGAATATAAACGTGCTGTGGCAGAAAATAATTGGATGTCTGCACGTCGAGCTGCGATGGTTGTGCAACGCCCCCTGTGCGCAAAAGTTGAACGGATCATCGAGCTAGCTGATGAGGCGGCATCTGAAGGCCGGAATATTCTTATTTTTAGCTATTTCCGAGACGTCCTTGATCGGCTGCACCTTGAATTTGATCAAAGAAGCGTCGGAATCATTAACGGTGATGTTGCCCCGATCAAAAGACAAGAGCTTGTAGACACGCTTGGGGCCAATGGACAAGACATTTTGTTGGCCCAGATTGGTGCCGGGGGCGTCGGCCTGAACATTCAGAAGGCCAGTGTGGTTATCCTCACTGAAGCACAGGTGAAGCCTGCTTTAGAAGACCAAGCTATTGCCAGGGCGCATCGTATGGGACAAACAAAGCCAGTAAGCGTTTATAGGATACTCGGAGATGAGACCATCGACGAGCGATTATTGGAGATCAACGCACAGAAACGTAAGCTTTTTGATGAATATGCGCGTGAAGCCACGTCTGCCGACGTACATGATGCAGTGGATGTGTCTGAAGCTCAACTGGCTCAAGATATCTTAGCCGCCGAACGCGAGCGTCTCGGGCTAGAGGCTATTGAGCCACGTGACTCCGGTGATATCGGAGAAAACGTTGTGAGCTTGAAGTAA
- the ypfJ gene encoding KPN_02809 family neutral zinc metallopeptidase: MTFRGGIEKPENLARSGGSGGKIAAGGGIGTLLLVGIFLLMGGSPSELGQILGDTNQPQVSQDSGRLEHCKTTDDANQHADCRVEFTAISVNKIWEEQLPAQAGLTFKKIQPFVFKSAVNTGCGAASAATGPFYCPRDETAYFDVSFFDQLSKYGGKNTPFAQEYIVAHEIGHHIQNIEGTLGLSDYNDPGPNSNAVKIELQADCYAGIWGHYADKGENAFLEPITEEQVNDAINAARAVGDDNIQERATGRVNKESFTHGSSQQRQEAFLAGYRSGKMSSCDFLQRNAYK; encoded by the coding sequence ATGACTTTCCGTGGCGGCATAGAAAAACCTGAAAACCTTGCACGTTCTGGTGGCAGCGGTGGAAAAATTGCGGCTGGCGGTGGAATCGGCACGCTCCTCCTTGTTGGCATATTTTTACTTATGGGAGGAAGCCCTTCTGAGCTAGGACAGATTTTAGGGGACACAAACCAACCGCAGGTCTCTCAAGACTCCGGAAGGTTGGAACACTGCAAAACAACTGATGACGCCAATCAACATGCAGATTGTCGTGTAGAGTTCACCGCTATCTCTGTCAACAAAATATGGGAGGAACAGCTCCCGGCACAGGCGGGCCTGACTTTTAAAAAAATTCAGCCATTCGTGTTTAAGAGTGCCGTCAATACAGGATGCGGAGCAGCGTCTGCTGCTACGGGCCCCTTTTACTGTCCTCGGGATGAGACCGCTTATTTTGACGTAAGTTTCTTCGATCAACTTTCCAAATACGGCGGTAAAAACACACCGTTTGCACAGGAATACATCGTTGCACACGAGATCGGCCATCATATCCAAAACATCGAGGGCACGCTAGGGCTATCTGATTACAATGATCCCGGCCCTAACTCTAACGCAGTTAAAATTGAGCTTCAGGCAGACTGTTACGCAGGCATCTGGGGACATTATGCAGATAAAGGCGAGAATGCTTTCCTAGAGCCAATCACCGAAGAACAGGTTAATGACGCCATCAATGCTGCGCGCGCAGTGGGCGACGACAATATTCAAGAGCGTGCTACTGGACGAGTAAACAAAGAATCCTTTACTCACGGCTCTTCTCAACAACGCCAGGAGGCTTTCCTCGCAGGATATCGCTCTGGAAAGATGAGCTCCTGCGATTTCCTTCAGCGCAACGCATACAAATAG
- the aspS gene encoding aspartate--tRNA ligase, translated as MLRTHLAGDLRKDTAGQTVTLTGWVSRRRDHGGVIFIDLRDSSGLVQVVFRENDVAEKAHHLRSEFCIKVTGVVEARPEGSENPNLASGEIEINVNDLEILNEAAALPFQIDDASQSGGEVGEEARLKYRYLDLRRPTQGGALRLRSKANQAARRVLDTHDFVEIETPTLTRSTPEGARDFLVPARLKPGSWYALPQSPQLFKQLLMVAGMEHYYQIARCYRDEDFRADRQPEFTQLDIEMSFVDQDDVIALAEEIVSELWKLIGYNIPTPIPRMTYADAMRLYGSDKPDLRFDIKIVECTDYFKDTTFRVFQNEYVGAVVMEGGASQPRRQLDAWQEWAKQRGAKGLAYILVGEDGELSGPVAKNITESERAGIAAHVGAQPGDCIFFAAGDTKSSRALLGAARGEIARKLGLIKDGDWAFTWVVDAPLFESSADATASGDVALGHSKWTAVHHAFTSPKPEWLESFDENPGEATAYAYDIVCNGNEIGGGSIRIHRRDVQERVFKVMGITEEEAREKFGFLLDAFAFGAPPHGGIAFGWDRIVSLLGGFDSIRDVIAFPKSGGGVDPLTDAPAPIPLEQRRETGVDFKPKKKSAE; from the coding sequence GTGTTGCGCACTCATCTCGCGGGTGATCTCCGTAAGGATACCGCTGGGCAGACTGTTACCCTCACTGGTTGGGTTTCTCGCCGTCGTGATCACGGTGGCGTTATCTTTATCGACCTGAGGGATTCTTCCGGCCTTGTTCAAGTGGTCTTCCGTGAGAACGACGTCGCTGAGAAAGCTCACCATTTACGCAGTGAATTCTGTATCAAGGTTACTGGTGTGGTGGAAGCTCGCCCCGAAGGATCTGAGAATCCTAACCTGGCATCGGGTGAGATTGAGATTAATGTTAACGATCTTGAGATCTTGAATGAAGCAGCAGCACTGCCGTTCCAAATCGATGATGCATCTCAAAGCGGCGGGGAAGTGGGAGAGGAGGCAAGACTCAAGTATCGCTATCTCGACCTTCGACGTCCTACTCAGGGCGGAGCACTGCGCCTGCGTTCAAAAGCTAACCAGGCAGCACGACGAGTGCTCGATACCCATGATTTTGTGGAGATAGAGACTCCCACCTTGACTCGTTCCACGCCCGAAGGTGCGCGAGATTTCCTAGTACCTGCTCGCTTGAAGCCCGGTTCATGGTACGCGCTTCCACAATCGCCACAGCTTTTCAAACAGCTGCTGATGGTTGCAGGTATGGAACATTATTATCAGATTGCACGCTGCTACCGTGACGAGGACTTCCGTGCTGATCGTCAGCCAGAGTTTACTCAGCTTGACATTGAGATGAGCTTTGTCGACCAAGATGATGTCATCGCCCTCGCAGAAGAGATTGTTAGCGAACTCTGGAAGCTCATCGGCTATAACATTCCTACCCCGATCCCGCGCATGACGTATGCCGATGCTATGCGTCTTTATGGCTCTGATAAGCCAGATCTGCGTTTTGATATCAAGATCGTAGAGTGCACTGACTATTTCAAAGACACCACCTTCCGGGTTTTCCAAAACGAATACGTGGGTGCTGTGGTCATGGAGGGCGGGGCTTCACAACCACGTCGTCAGCTTGATGCATGGCAGGAGTGGGCTAAACAACGTGGTGCAAAAGGCCTTGCATACATTCTGGTGGGAGAAGATGGGGAGCTGTCTGGTCCGGTAGCCAAGAACATTACTGAATCAGAGCGCGCAGGAATCGCTGCGCATGTTGGAGCACAACCAGGCGATTGCATCTTCTTTGCGGCCGGTGATACCAAGAGTTCCCGAGCTCTTCTTGGTGCAGCTCGCGGTGAGATCGCTCGCAAATTGGGCCTTATCAAGGATGGCGATTGGGCTTTCACCTGGGTTGTTGATGCTCCTTTGTTTGAATCTTCTGCAGACGCTACTGCTTCGGGCGATGTAGCTCTTGGACATTCTAAGTGGACAGCGGTGCACCACGCGTTTACTTCTCCAAAGCCAGAATGGCTGGAATCTTTTGATGAGAACCCCGGAGAGGCTACGGCCTATGCTTACGATATCGTGTGTAATGGCAACGAGATCGGCGGAGGATCGATTCGTATTCACCGCCGTGATGTGCAAGAACGCGTCTTCAAAGTGATGGGTATCACGGAGGAAGAGGCTCGTGAAAAGTTTGGCTTCCTGCTTGACGCCTTTGCTTTTGGCGCTCCGCCACACGGAGGAATCGCCTTTGGCTGGGATCGCATCGTTTCGCTCCTAGGCGGCTTCGACTCTATCCGTGACGTCATTGCCTTCCCTAAATCCGGTGGCGGAGTTGATCCTCTCACCGATGCTCCTGCGCCGATCCCACTGGAACAGCGTCGTGAGACAGGGGTAGATTTCAAACCTAAGAAGAAGTCTGCGGAATAG